The region CAGGTAATCTTATTTACTCCCTTCAAACCACTTGAACTCATGCTTACTATTcagtatttatcttttttttatatcattaaagtTCTCAATCTATTCCTCGCAAAATTTTAAGATACAAATGGGAATCTCCAAGGCTTCAACAGCACCTCCCTAAGGTTATACGCTTATCCCCGGTTCAAGCAGCAGGAAAAATTTACAACCTAGATGAAATATCTGCAATGCCTGTCTCAGCCTTTCAGGTGAAGTTGATCATAAAGAAATATCTGCATAGTTATTGAAATTACGTGCTTTTCTTTACACTacatataacttatattttttatcgctTAGCAAGGAGCAACTTACACTGCAATTGCAAAGATAACTTCCGTACTATCGTTAGTTAAATGGTACTACATAGCATGCCATCGCTGTGATAAAGGGTACAACTATAACACCGAGTCCCAAACATGTGCATGCGAAGTCTCATTCCCCAAACCAATGTCAGTTTCTCAGCTTGCATTCCAACAATTCAAACTCTGTAATATAGCAATATAACTATTCTACAATTATTCAGGTATAAACTCCATGTGACAATTACAGATAAATCAGGGAGTTTAGATGCTAtggcattttcttttgttgctgAAGACTTGGTAGAGCTTGATGCAGCCCATGCCTCTCAGAACATGAAGATAGACTCATTTGATCATCCAACAGCTCTTAATAATGCCATTGGAAAAAGAAGACTCTTTACTGTGGGGATGAATATGAATTCATCTTCTAAATTCCCTATCAGCTATGTTCTGAAAAGGAGTTTCCCAATTGATAGCACTATGGAAAAGCCTATGCTGACATGTGAAGAGGTTggtaaatattatttgaagatACCATTTAATATTTCTTCAATATAACTTATCTATCTAATCCAGCCTTCCAAGAAAAAAGATCTATTACAACTTCCAGCACCGACAACATATACGAGCAGCTCAAGGTTTGCTGTTCTCTCATGTTTTCTATTCATCACTATACTCTCTAAATGCTAACAAAAATCCATTTCAGCACACCTGTCAAAGATACAACAGTAAACAAAGACAGTACACCTACTGAAGATTTTGCAGCTGATATATCCACAAAAAAGAACAGGTCAGAATTACATTATACACATACTTAATTAAACACACACATTCAATCATTAAAAATCATCTATTGCAGCATCATGGCCACAAAAAGAAGCATCGATTTCAGTGAAGACTCCGTCGACAAAACTATGAGgtatacataatatatatgtttcattcAATTATTTTGATTCTTTGTGACAAATAAATGTGTGCAACCTTCCATATTTTTCACTTCTTTGCAGTACCAACAAACCTGATCCTCCTGTTGTCAAACATCAGAAAGAAGAGTATGGTCTACTCCTAACAGCCCTCAAAAATTGgaagattaaaatataaagctaattcaaatttcttatgaataatttaaaatagcaAGCAACTCCTATCAACAATGTAGGACGAGGTGGCTCAAGAATCTACGTAATACACATGGTGCAAACTATTCCCATTGCTAAAAACAAGGTAAGCTAACATTCATTGAAATTCTATTCTCCTTTATTCTAATACATTGTCCAACAAAATTTACAGGTCAACTCATAATATGCGACATGCAGCCTCCACATGCTTCCAAATAATCAAACTCGCTCCTTACTATTTCCTCAATCCTGAGCTATCTTAATTTCCGTTGTCAAGACTGCTAAATCTAAAGGCTTTTATGCTTCCAAATAATCAGACAACttgaatattatatatttgtttataattatctatcttgatttaattttgttcTGAAGTCTACGTCACATCTTTCGTATACACCGTTATATATCAGAATATATGTCCTGTAATACACAAATCGATATGCATGTTTAATAAAACCATATCTTGAAATTCGAACAAATGTGTCTTTACTTAAAATCATTACGCTTGCAATACaaacttttgtataaaaaattattcacaaaatTCCGCGGCAATGCGCAGGGTATCTTCTAGTAACCTCGGTTATTGTGGTCTTAGGGTTTCACAAAATCACACCGTTATCAAGATTAACTTAATattatagatgaaaaataattaaattagtgGCTACAATATTTAGATAATGTATTAAatgaattcaaaaattttagatattatttaaaaattcatatgaatatgatTAAATAAAAACGAGTTAAAGATGCATTTTTGTTCAACTGTAGAGCCATGCTACATGTGATGCATGTGGTGTAACACGCCAAAACACATGAGGTTTTATGCATCTCGAACCAAAATGGACATTGTGAATTTTATCTTAGTTAAACAATTTCAGTCATATATGTTAGTATTTCTTTATTCAACAGATTTGAAGATGTTTGGcttaaaaagaacaaaaccaaAGTGACTTAAAGCGTGCTCACTATATGGCCAtactacaaaaatatattttagtgagGGTTTAAGATGAAACTCTTCTTTATTACGGTGAAGAACATGTTTTATAGACTACTAAAcggtacatatttttttaaaaaattctctctaaagttactttaaaaatcatatcaatatgtttttttatttaatgtgatgtCTCATTtgagatgaatattttttttcttcttctctagCTATCTTCTTTAACTAAGTAGAAGGTATTTAGGGCTAGTTTGTTTCTGACTTCCTTTTTTCGGTTattgtcatatcgaatgtttaaacaatatttagaagtattaaatataaactattaacaAAAATCACCTCATACTTCGGGTTatttcgcgagatgaatctattgagcctaattagtccatgattaatgaatacgatgctacagtaaacatttgctaaccGTGGCTTAATTAAGCTTGTCTattgaaatagcatttatttatataattaattttgttatcggtctatatttaacacTTAACAtctaaacaagaaaaaaaatctgtaatCCAAACAGCCGATTAGTTCCACGAGATTTCACCGTCCTTCCACGGGGGCTTGATCGACGCTCGGCTCGTCTCGTCACGTCTTCTCCCCAACACTCGCACCCTTCCGGTTCTTTATCCAACCGCCATCTCTGTCACACACCTCTCTGCTCTGTTTCCGGCGGAGGCCCGGctggcctctctctctctctctcccgcaGTCCCGCCCCGCCTTCTCTCAGCGAACACCGGACAGGCCCGGAGGCACGGTGTGCACGGCCTACTCTCCTTCCCGACCCCGACCCCGGCCCCGGCCCTAGCCTTATCCCCTTCCACGCGCGGTTtcgtcgcgcgcgcggccggcggcgatcaGGTCTAGAGACAGTGGAGAGAGACGCGGCCGGACGGACTCCATCCTGGGCTCGAACCAAAATTAAGGTATCCGTTTCTTTCTTCgtgctctctccctctctctctgcgCGTGTGCCGTTTGGATTGGGTTAGTTTCCTTCAATTGCATGCGTTTTCCTGACGCGTGTGTTATGCTGTAGTCGTTTGTCTCCAACCAAATTTAGGGGTTCAGCTGAATCCCCATAGGCCACTTCGGGCTTGCCCCTGGGGTTTTGGTGAAGTTTAGTTCGCAATTTTGTCTATGTGTAGCTTTATTAAGTGTTCGGGTTGAGGAGATGGGTTTTCTTACTTGTTTTCAAGGGTCTGTTCCACATTTCTGCTAATCAAAAGGAGGGATAAACTAGTGAGAAACAAAATAGCACAAGATACTTGTTTGAATTTTCGGTGAGGAAAGGGAGGCTCTGGACTCCCATATCCCATGGCCAAGAGGGTGTGCATAGAACATCTGTGTAAAATTACTGaaataatttgaagtatttttaCCATCGCATCCTTTGAGCATACCATCTGAATATTATTATTCTTAACTTGTTTCAAAGTTCTGATTTTTCCTCTTCAGATGGATTCCTGTAGCGCGAATCTCATGTCACAGCTGAGCAGCATTTACAACCAGCACATGACTTCTGGGTTGCGATGTGATCGTTTACTTATGTCAAATGCTACATCAAACAATTTGAGGAAAATCTGTTCTGTTCACTTGGCAAATACCCACCGAGCCAGAAATTTCCATATATCTCATGCTACTGGCGATTCTTCCGAACGTGTTATTATAAATGGCCAGGCAAATCCTTCTAAATTGGTTCAAGCAGATGCTGCTGCACTTGGGACCATAGCTGCTGATATGGCACCTGTTGTTGATGGGTTTTCTGCAGATGATGATGAGCTTGACCTAGACAGCCCTACAGAGGGTTTCTCATCCATACCAGAAGCTATCGAGGATATTCGCCAAGGAAAAGTATGTTCTTGCTATAAAATCCATTTTTTCTAGCATTAATTAGGTTTTTGTAGTTTCCTTCATCTGTTGACAGTGTCAATATTTCAGTATGTGATTGTTGTGGATGATGAAGACAGAGAGAATGAAGGGGATCTTATCATGGCAGCATCAAAGGTGACACCTGAGGCTATGGCTTTCATAGTGAGGCATGGCACAGGCATTGTATGTGTCAGCATGAAAGAAGATGACCTGGAAAGACTGGAACTTCCTCTCATGGTGACAACAAAGGAAAATGAGGAGAAGCTGAAGACTGcctttactgtttcagtagtaaGTATTTTCATTCACTTTTAGTGCTTTTTGTAGCTCTAGAtcattttacatatattgtaACTTATGTTAAAAACAAAGGACCATTGAGGTTTGTTAATCACTTTTGATGCATATAGATAATCTGTTCCTGcttaatatttgtattttaggaTGCTAAAGAAGGCACGACGACAGGGGTTTCAGCTAAGGATCGGGCAAACACAGTATTAGCACTTGCATCTCCTAATTCTAGGCCTGAGGACTTCAACAGGCCAGGACATATTTTTCCTCTTAAATACAGAGAAGGTGGTGTGCTGAAAAGGGCTGGGCATACTGAAGCATCAGTTGACCTTGCCATGTTGGCTGGGTTACCTCCTGCTGCTGTTCtttgtgaaattgttgatgatgatgatggctcCATGGCTTTATTGCCAAAACTCCAAGATTTTGCAAAGAGGGAGAACCTGAAGATAATTTCAATTGCGGACTTGATTAGGTTTGCtccatttaattaatatatattcaagTGCAAATTCCTATTTTTTAGGAATCCGATATGTTACATTATAATACAAAATCTAATTATGATTTACAGAAGAACTAATTGTTTCATGATAAGTAGTGAAGGGAGAACATGACATTTTTATGAGTGCTGCATTTTAAGCAAATGTCTTATAGGAATACAAAGCACAGTTGATATCTGACctgtgaaaatatatatttaaagcaaTGAATTATTGTCTCCCTCTGTCTCAAAATTTAGCTACTTATAGGattcaattttgtttcaaaaaaggCATAAGTCTCTATGTTTTGAGATGTAGGTCGGAGGTAGTGTTGTTGTGGAACTTTCCAGCGATTATATATCTCAGCTACTAGTAATTATCTTATGCAGATATAGGAGGAAGAGAGACAGATTGGTAGAATGTGTTTGTGTTACACCTTTGCAATTACAATGGGGATCATTTAAAGCTTATTGCTACCGATCTCTTATTGATGGGATGGAGCACATTGCTATGGTCAAGGTAATCCCTCAGCTAAGCATCCATCCATAAAGACTGTTACTCTTAGGGGAGCATTccatattttgtaaaatattaaaatgttaACATTATGCATTATATAGAAAGGTAGAATTGCCAGTACAAATTcttgaagaaataaaatatagcaaGATATTTTACTCCTTCAGACTGGATTGGAACTAATGATACAATAATACCTAGGACATGACTCACCTGCAAAGATTGCGAGACAATAGTGAAGCAACAGTTTCCTCTGATGTATTTAAATGATGAGCTTTAACAAGCTCTTCTTATCCAAGCATATTCTAAACCTAGAATTGTTTTCACTTGTGTGCAGGGTGATGTTGGTGATGGCCAGGATATCTTAGTGCGAGTGCATTCAGAGTGCCTAACTGGAGATATATTTGGATCAGCCAGGTGTGACTGTGGGAATCAACTTGCCCTGGCAATGACCATGATTGAGAAGACTGGCAGGGGTGTAGTAGTTTACCTTCGTGGGCATGAAGGTAGGGGCATTGGTTTGGGTCACAAGCTTCGGGCATACAATTTGCAGGATGATGGGCGGGACACTGTCGAGGCTAACGAGGACCTAGGGTTGCCGGTTGACTCACGAGAGTACGGTATTGGTGCAcaggtatatataaattctctGCACTCCTGAACTATTGAAAAACAAACCTGTGACATGGTCCTCCTGCTCTTGGCTTTCCAGCTTCTGCTCATAGCTGTTTTTCTCTCTGCAGTTACTACGAGATCTTGGTGTCCGAACCATGAGGCTAATGACTAACAACCCTGCGAAGTATACTGGACTGAAGGGCTATGGTTTAAGTGTCTTAGGAAGAGTGCCACTGTTGACACCAATAACCAACGAGAATCGGCGTTACATGGAAACAAAGAGATTAAAGATGGGGCATGTTTATGGAAACCAGACTAGTGGTCGCATGAAAAAAGAGCAAGATCAGATCGACAGTGCCAGTGAGCAAGAGTAGACTCCAGGAGCTTGAACTAAATTCATTTTCTCAAGGAGGTGGAATATCATCTACGAATTTGGTTGTAAGCACTAACGTTGTGCTCcagttttggtttttatgctgctcaattttttttggcacttCGTCTGTCTATCTCCATGTTATCAAATGTTTTTACGCCTCTTGATATTCTCTTGTAAAGATTTGATGCATGTGTATGCACCCTTACAAGCTTCTCCTATATGATATGTAATCATGTTTTTGGCGGTGAGCCAGCGAacaatgctttttttttttttggccggGGGACGTATGTGTGCTTTTGAGGCTGAATGTATGTATTAAGTAAGATGATTCTCTCTATCTTTCATGTGTCCGTAGTTTAAATTGCAATATTGTTAGCACTTAATACATGTATAcaatatgcaaatattttaCCAACATGCAACATTTTTCTCcttaaaaatgattttctgCTGGGTGTTTTTCTCcttaaaaatgatattcttCCAGTGTTTGGTACCTTGCGCGGCAGAGGGGCTCGAACCCTACTGCCCGTTCGGACCAAGAGAATCCCATGAATTgtacttctaaaattttaaatgtaaaaatcaatgaaaagagaccttctaaaattttaaggcAAAAATCAATGGAAAGAGAGAATAAAACTCTATTGACTCCTAAttgctaattttttaaagattgtTGTCCCATTTTAtctgttataattttttaaagattgtCGCTCTATTGACTCCTAAttgctaattttttaaagattgtTGTCccattttatctattataattttttaaagattgtCGTCCCATTTTGTCTATCTCGCCTTTTATTATCAATTTCGAGGCTCTGCCGCTTAATTATTTATCGCCATCCGATGATATGGCAACTCTATCATGTGGTCTGAGACTCTTCTGTACGTACCTACCGCGATCAATCAATCCTCCTAAAAGAACGGATATGCTTTCTCTTAGCTTGATCCTTTTATTCGGTTATAGGTTTCATCTTCTGCTGTGGGGACATTCATTTGAACTTGTTGCTATACTAAAATGACCATGAGTGTTCTTACTCTTGCAGCAAAGTGTGAGGCCACTGACATACCATTAGTTCTTCTCtgtgctaatttttttatcctttggTTGTATTACGAAAGATAAACTAGTCCAAAAAACAAAGCACGAGCTCGTTAGCTgttcaaattaatttgattaggTAAAAACATTCTACCGGCCTGATTCAAAGTTATctctaaaactaaaactaaggTTGCGttcagtttccaaaattttttgggagagATATCACATCGACACGTACGGttatacatttaaagtattatttaaaatattaaaagtagtctaattacaaaacatattACAGATttcgtctggaaaccgcgagacgaatcttttgagtctaattaatccgtcattagtatatattggttactgtagcacttatgactaattatgtactaattaggttcaaaagattcgtcaaaTAATTTCCCTcataattgtataattagttttagtaatcatatatatttaatgttttatttaaatgtctaaaaatttaatataatattttttgaaaaaaaaattacaaactaaacacgGCCTAAACCAATAATGTCGACGGGAGCCAATTTTGAATGGAGCTCGATGGCATCACGTGTTCTTCCGAGTCAACACCGTGAATGGCCTTATCAAGACAGCAGTAGCGCGAggccaaaagaaagaaaaaaaaacaaaagaaaaaaacgcgcgaggaaaaaagaaaaaaacgagagagagagggaggcagAAGGGAAGGGGGTGAAATGGTCTGGTTCCCGTGACGAGCACCGGTGGCCTCTCCAGGAGCCTATCGTTTCCGGGggccctcctccacctcctccctcctccgccctcgcgctcgctcgctcgcttccCACCGCTacttccctccctccctcctccggtATAAACCCTATCCCTCTCCGCCCCTCCCCGCGCTTTGTCGCGACGCGGCGTCACGGTcccaccgccggcgaggaggtacggtcggcggcggaggtgggggctgatggcgacggcggtggcgtcgcAGCCGCGAGCGGCCGTGTGCGGTGCCAGGTTGggtcctctcctctcctctctcttgtTCTGCTTACGGTGCTGCGGATGATGGCGGACACCGATTCGCTGGTTGGTTTAGTCGCGCGTTCGCCGTTAGCTCGCCGTCGGTGGATGGGCTGCGGACTCTCGGCGCTGGAATGCGCTGACTGGAGCTTGGATTGTGGGGGGAGGCGTAGTTGTGCTCGTGGCAAGGCAGTAGGTTCGTCGAATTTGCTACTGGGTCGCCCGTGTGGCTGTTTGCTTCGGTTCCGGATGTTTGTCTCAGAGGAATTCTATGATCTGGTGGTGTAGCTTGCCaagttggtgatggtggtAGCATTGCGATTTCACGGCCTGAGCTTTGGATCTGCCAATTGAATTGGGATGCTCCACTAGTTTATTATTCCGTTCTGTCGAGTTCTTTTTGTTCGTATTGCTTGAATTGACAATCTGACAAGGGGATGCTTGTCCTAAAAAATCGTTGTTCGTGCCTTTTTAACATTGTTTGGTACTGGTTTTGATTACCAAAACTGTTCCATCATACaatgaagttaattttacaTTA is a window of Oryza brachyantha chromosome 8, ObraRS2, whole genome shotgun sequence DNA encoding:
- the LOC102702404 gene encoding uncharacterized protein LOC102702404, which translates into the protein MPVSAFQQGATYTAIAKITSVLSLVKWYYIACHRCDKGYNYNTESQTCACEVSFPKPMYKLHVTITDKSGSLDAMAFSFVAEDLVELDAAHASQNMKIDSFDHPTALNNAIGKRRLFTVGMNMNSSSKFPISYVLKRSFPIDSTMEKPMLTCEEPSKKKDLLQLPAPTTYTSSSSTPVKDTTVNKDSTPTEDFAADISTKKNSIMATKRSIDFSEDSVDKTMSTNKPDPPVVKHQKEETRWLKNLRNTHGANYSHC
- the LOC102714665 gene encoding probable bifunctional riboflavin biosynthesis protein RIBA 1, chloroplastic, giving the protein MDSCSANLMSQLSSIYNQHMTSGLRCDRLLMSNATSNNLRKICSVHLANTHRARNFHISHATGDSSERVIINGQANPSKLVQADAAALGTIAADMAPVVDGFSADDDELDLDSPTEGFSSIPEAIEDIRQGKYVIVVDDEDRENEGDLIMAASKVTPEAMAFIVRHGTGIVCVSMKEDDLERLELPLMVTTKENEEKLKTAFTVSVDAKEGTTTGVSAKDRANTVLALASPNSRPEDFNRPGHIFPLKYREGGVLKRAGHTEASVDLAMLAGLPPAAVLCEIVDDDDGSMALLPKLQDFAKRENLKIISIADLIRYRRKRDRLVECVCVTPLQLQWGSFKAYCYRSLIDGMEHIAMVKGDVGDGQDILVRVHSECLTGDIFGSARCDCGNQLALAMTMIEKTGRGVVVYLRGHEGRGIGLGHKLRAYNLQDDGRDTVEANEDLGLPVDSREYGIGAQLLRDLGVRTMRLMTNNPAKYTGLKGYGLSVLGRVPLLTPITNENRRYMETKRLKMGHVYGNQTSGRMKKEQDQIDSASEQE